A single window of Helicobacter pylori NCTC 11637 = CCUG 17874 = ATCC 43504 = JCM 12093 DNA harbors:
- a CDS encoding tRNA1(Val) (adenine(37)-N6)-methyltransferase yields MDRKLLRLYQPLNAYSYNSDSLFLYDFSRPFIKNSGAILDIGSGCGVLGLLCARDNPLASVHLVEKDSKMAFCSQKNALKFPNAQAFESDFLDFNPPILYDVIVCNPPFYALGSIKSKNKGHARHQSELDFASLAAKVKKCLKPKGYFIFCYEALSLCLVIESLKSVKLTLEALRFVQSFKDKNAHLMLGAARNNSKSALKVLPPLITHHSKNQSDNTKEVLSIYQTCNTYSIKAPLD; encoded by the coding sequence ATGGATAGAAAACTCTTAAGATTATACCAGCCTTTAAACGCTTATTCTTACAACAGCGATTCGCTTTTTTTATACGATTTTTCACGCCCTTTTATCAAAAATAGTGGCGCGATTTTAGACATAGGATCAGGGTGTGGGGTTCTAGGCTTGCTCTGCGCTAGAGACAACCCGCTAGCGAGCGTTCATTTAGTGGAAAAGGATAGCAAAATGGCGTTTTGTTCCCAAAAAAACGCCCTTAAATTCCCTAACGCCCAAGCGTTTGAGAGCGATTTTTTAGATTTCAACCCCCCGATTTTGTATGATGTAATTGTGTGTAACCCCCCTTTTTATGCTTTAGGCTCTATTAAATCCAAAAACAAAGGGCATGCGAGGCACCAGAGCGAATTAGATTTCGCTTCTTTAGCGGCTAAAGTGAAAAAATGCTTGAAACCTAAAGGGTATTTTATTTTTTGCTATGAAGCCTTATCGCTTTGCTTGGTGATAGAGAGCTTAAAAAGCGTTAAACTCACGCTAGAGGCTTTAAGGTTTGTCCAAAGTTTTAAAGACAAAAACGCCCATTTGATGCTTGGAGCGGCTAGGAATAATTCCAAAAGCGCTCTAAAAGTTCTGCCCCCTTTAATCACGCACCATTCCAAAAACCAAAGCGACAACACCAAAGAAGTTTTAAGCATCTATCAAACTTGTAACACCTATTCTATCAAAGCGCCTTTAGATTGA